AAAAATCcatcactcattttttttttttaatcatcaaaaATCCATCACTCAAGAGAAACTCACTAAGCTGAATTAATTCATAGCTTTTAGATTAGTagccccaaacccactgctgtcgaagtcaattccaacccatagtgactctacaggacagagcagaaataccccacagggtttccaaggagcagctgatggattcaaactgttgaccttttttttggttagcagctgagctcttaaatcactgcgccaacagggctccttataaatatATAGTTACTATgaatctaaaggagccctggtggcacagtagctaagagctcagctactaaccaaaaaaaggtagacagttcgaatccaccagctgctcctgggaaaccctatggggcagttctaccctgtcctatagcgtcaattccatgtgttggaattgagctcaaggcaacaggtttgggtttttctggtttatatatttataaagaaCTACAGAATAGGTTTTTCAAAAATTACATTGATCTGGAAAGACAAACAAGTGactaaaaataaaatgtcagGGATATTTTTAAGTGAGAAATAACAGTTTCCCTTTCCCGCACGCCCTGCCAGTGACAGCAAACAATGGTGAAAATTCAGAAGTCTATATTTTCAAGATGAAAGACTGTTCCAATATAGTATAACTTCACAAACAACATAAATCACTAAAAATATTACCAACAGTCTGGCAGCTGGAAAAAATGCTATACGTCAAATTATATTCTCTTTACCAGAGGGCTAATTATTCCTTTAACTACTAAAATCTGAATTTTCATATATGACTTACAATCTCAAAAtactaatagaaaaaaatatgttcaTAACCTCCCCAGACTCACTCTTGTAAAgttctcttctttcccttgtCAATCATAGTCATCTGATTGTGAATTTTAAGATCTGGCTTCTTGGCTATTAATTTCCTCATGGTTTTAGAACTAATGGATCCATTCAAGTGGGCATGAAGTTCCTAAGAGAATGCAATCAGTAAATACTTATTAAATATCTACTTGATTCACAGCACATATCAGGTATGATGTTTATAGTTTGTAGATAAGTTGCCTATTAGATTTagctatggcactgggttttttttaatgtaacttttGAAGTTTTTACTCTAAATTTAAAGttttttctctaaatttaaaCTCTAAGTTTACAAAGCACAAATTCTAtaatcgcttttttttttttttttgtaaaaagaaacaacacagaAGTCATTACAATTAGCAACCACTTGAGAATTCTGTGGTTGAATTCTCACCACTTTTGGTAATTCCAAGTAAAAGTTTTTCTTCCATGCTTGTTGCTGTTCTTCTATCTCCATTATGATTTTAGCAGGAAAACAAAGGTCTTTCTCCACTCTTATTCTTTCTAGGAACAATACAATTTATTTCAGTCAGTAAGTTTTGTGGTTATGAATTTCCTTTCAATTGCTTTAATTTCACACATTTTCACACACTAAAGTTAGCTGTAGACTCAGCTCTTAGCTCAGCTTCACCTACTTTAACAAATGTGAATAGTTTCAGATGTTAACGTAAGAGCAAAGAAACAGAATTTTGCTAATTTATTCCTCAAAAGATAAAAGCTCCCCAAAGCCAACTTAAGTGTGTTGGAGGCAGAGAAGTGATTAGTAAAAATGTGAACTAGAAACAGAAGGCCTCAAGGTGGTATGTGGTGGATTAAAACCTAAATTTCAGTAGGGTGTACTCCTTACCTATCAGcactttctgtaaagattaaagccttggaagccctatgggacagtttttttctgtcctatagggtccctatgagttagaatcaacttgatggcaatgggtttagagtGCTATTGAATTAATTATATATCTACCTGAGTATCTTATTGTGAGTATATGGAAAAATTTCTATGATATAGTGTTACTTACAAAAAGTAAGTTGCAGTACATATTGTTTAGAAATACATTTATGAACATTtatacataacacacacacaatctatttatgtatttatatcttTATACCTAAAACAAGGAGCCATGGTAGCACACTGGCTAAgtgcctgctaactgaaacgttggtggttccaatccacccagtggctctgcaggagaaagacctggctatctggtCCCGTAAAGATctgcagccaaaaaaaccctatggggggcagttctaccctgtcacgtggggtcactatgtgttggactagacttgacagcacccaacaacaacacacctAAAACACATATGGAAGGATATACAGAACAGTTACCACCAGATGGAGGTGAAAGGTGGAAAAGGTCAGGGAGAGTATTTTACTTTTACTTTCTACCTTCTATACTTCTGCAGAATTTGGAGGTTTTTACACCAGGCATTTAATACttacttttataataataattaaaaaatgcttgCAAAATAGCTTTATTATTACATATCGGGAGGGGGAAGAATTTTTATGTCTAGACAAAAGAAGGAAAACCTAAACAAGCACTTAGGCCATTTTACATAGTTGTATCAGGGTTTCCGTAACGATCAGAGCGTTAAATAAATTAGTAACCACTATAGCATCTGAGAAAtaatcttttcttttccttcctaaggaaccctggtggcacagtggttaagtgttcggctgctaaccaaaaggtcagcagttcaaatccaccagccgcttcttggaaaccctatggggcagttctactctgtcctgtagggtcgctatgagtcggaattgacccgacctcaatgagtttgatttttggctTTCTCTTTTCTAACAGCGTCCGTGGTGCGGACCCGGCTTTGCCTACCGGACACTCAATACGGACACTGCCGTCCGAGGTCAGATTGTTAGCACCCATGGACTCACCTCGTAAAGAGTTCCCACCAACCAGTTTACTCAACTATAACCACTTTTTTCGCGGACCCAGATAAGTTTTCCTTTCAAGCTGAAAGTCTTGTAGAAAGTGACAACCTGGGCTCCCCTAACACAATCCACGTGTCCACAGCAATCGGTAGCAGGTTGTCCTCACGGGGAAGCTTTGTTCCCCGGAAGCAAAGGAAATTCTAACACCGTCGAATTTCGGGACAAGCTACACCCCCGGGTAGGCGCGCTCTTCCCGGAAGTGACGCACACTTGGCCCGCGGAAGGGGAAGTCAAGGAAGAGGGGTGGGGGTTCCGTACAGAGGTCCGCGAGGTGGGACGGTACGGATGGAAAAGGTTGGAACCGTCACGGAGCGCCGCCGCTGAGCCTCTCCTGGCCATGGGCCCGCGGAGCCGCGAGCGTCGAGCGGGGGCCGTGCAGAACACCAACGACAGCAGCGCCCTCAGCAAGAGCTCCTTGGCCGCGCGCGGGTACGTGCACGACGCTTTTGCCGCGTTGCTGGTCCCGGGGGCCGCGCGGCGCGCGCCGCTCATCCACCGCGGCTACTACGTCCGCGCACGCGCCATGCGGCACTGCGTGCGCGCCTTCCTGGAGCAGACGAGCGCGCGCCCCGATGCGCCGCCCGCCCAGGTGCTGTCGCTAGGCGCCGGCTCCGACTCGCTGTATTTTCGTCTCAAAGCTGCGGGTCGCTTGACCCGGGCTGCGGTTTGGGAGGTGGATTTCCCGGACGTGGCGCGGCGCAAAGCAGAGAGGATTCGGGATACGCCGGAACTGTGCGCGTTAACTGGGCCGTTCCGGGAGGCGGACGCCGCGTCGGCGCTGCTCTTCGAGGGTCTGGACTACCGCATCCTCGGCCTGGACCTGCGGCAGCTCCGGCGGTTGGACGAGGCCCTGGCCGCCGCGGGCCTCGAGGCGGCCGCACCGACTCTCCTCCTAGCAGAGGCCGTGCTGACCTACCTGGAGCCCGAGAGCGCCGCAGCCCTCGTCGCCTGGGCAGCCCGGCGTTTTCCCGATGCCCTTTTCGTCGTCTACGAGCAGATGAAGCCGCGGGACGCCTTCGGCCAGTTCATGCAGCGACATTTCCGGCAGCTGAATTCCCCCTTGCATGGCCTGGACAGCTTTCCCGACGCGGAGGCTCAGCGGCGCCGCTTCCTCCAAGCCGGCTGGACGGCTTGCAGTGCCATGGACATGAATGAGTTCTATCGCCGCTTTCTCCCTGCCCAAGAGCGCCGGCGGATAGAAACTCTTGAACCCTTTGATGAATTTGAGGAGTGGCATCTGAAGTGTGCTCACTATTTCATTCTGGCAGCTTCTAAGGGAGACGCCATGTCCCAAACCCTGCTGTTTCCACCTACAGAGGCGTTTCCTTGGGTACACCCTGCTTCCCCTTCAGGGGCCTTCCCTGCCACTGTAGTTATGAGTGACAGCCAGGGACCTGACCTTAAGAGATATGGCCATGCGTCTGCCCTCTTGAGCCCCGGCATTATTCTCAGTGCTGGAGGCTTTGGAGAGCAGGAGGGGCAGCACTGCCGGGTGAGCAAGTTTCACCTGCTCTTAAGATATTGTGACTTTGGTTGGAAAAGCAGCCAAATACTCAGTTGGGAGGCTGGAGCTAAGTGGGATGGACGTCTTTATCACACCATGACAAGACTTTCAGACACTGAGGTTCTGGTCCTGGGAGGGAGACTGTCCCCGGTGACTCCAGCCTTGGGAATTCTCCAACTGTGTTTTTGTAAGAGAGAGGATAATGGCGCTGAGGACCTGAAGGTGACAGTAACAAAGGCTGGCCCAGAAGAAGATTCCACTTTGTCACGCTGGCGCCATTCAGCAACAGAAGTGTCCTATCAGAATCAGAAGTATTTGTTTGTGCATGGAGGTCGAAGTGTAATAGAACCTGTACTAAGTGACTGGCATTTCCTACATGTAGGGACAATGACTTGGGTCAGGGTCCCAGTGGAAGGGGATGCACCCGAAGCTCGGCATTCCCACAGTGCCTGCAGTTGGCAAGGGGGAGCTCTTCTTGCTGGAGGCCTGGGGCCTTCTGAGGAGCCACTGAGCTCTGTAGTCTTCCTGAAACCAGTCTCTTGTGGATTCCTTTGGGAATCAATAGACATCAAGCCTCCTGTTATCCCAAGGTACTCCCACACAGCTCATGTGCTCAATGGGAAGCTTCTGCTGGTTGGAGGGGTCTGGATTCATTCTTCCTCAGTTCCTGGAGTTACTGTTATTGATTTGACTACAAGACTGAGCTCTGAGTATCAGATTGACACAACACGTGTGCCATGGCCGTTAATGCTACACAACCATACCAGCATCCTCCTTCATGAAGAGCAACAGCTCCTGATCCTTGGAGGTGGTGGGAACTGCTTTTCCTTTGGCACCTACTTCAACCCCTGTACATTGACATTAGACCTTTCTTCCTTAAGTACTGAGCAGTAAGCACTGGACTCTTGATATATTCAGAACCCACTAAAGTAGACAGTAAAGGTTTCCACGAATAGCATTTTATCCTGCCTGTAGATATtgcctctttttttcccttagcaTTACCATCCAATGCATGAAGtgatagtgtttgttgttaaaACACATACCGACAATCAgatggtgggaaaaaaaaagtctgatcaGAAGACAGTGGCCATACAGTCCTAGAGTAGGAATTGGTCATACTATCCTAGAGCGGTAGGCTTTGGATTCATTGATCCTCCTCCCATTTTCCAATTAAAGTTTATTGAGTTTAAATGGCCTTTAGcctaaatgaaataaattttttttttccctgggcTTTGTGATTTGAGATAACACCTTGGGACAAGTTTGACATAGATCCTTGAAAAATGTAATATGGTTGAAAGATGAACATCTGAATATAGTTGAAGGGGCATGGTGTTGGCCTAACTCTTCATGTGTGAAAACTGGAACAAGTGCAGCTGCAGTTTAATTACAGCGTGTGCTGTTTAGTGCAGCAGAGAACTCCAGGCTAGCTTTAACAGGAAATATTTGTAGGGCTTTATTGAGAAACATGCTTTTGGTCCATTCCTTGGCACTGATTCCACATTTACTTAGATTTATAAATGCCAAAAAGCCAAACATTTAATGCTTCAACTCATTTGTGCATGGTATAATATTTGCGCCAGATCTTTCTCCACTATTCTGTGCTCCAGAAGGCTGACCTTTAGGGACTACACGAATGAGCTCTCTTAGGTTCTGGTTGTGTTCCACCAGATGGAGACACGGGAGAAGGGAAGACAGGAGGAGTAAGTCAGGGTATTATTAGTGGCTACAATCTGTCAGAGGCCATGGGTCCTTGTCAAGTAGCCTTCTCTTACAAGCTGTAGCTGTAGCACTAACTGTCCATCTCTCTGAGCTCTGGTAATTCTTTTCTCTCCTTACCTCTTCAGGCCAGGGGTAGTAATGGCTGGCTGTTAAACTTGGACTGCACTAATACCATAGCCATTAGCCACATACAGCCATTTAAATTAAGATGAAACGAAATTAAAAATTAAGTGGCTTAGTCACACTAAGCACATTTGAAGTGCTCACATGTGGCTAGTGCGTTAAAATACAGATGTGTAGAGCATGTTTGTCATTGCAGGAAAATCTATTGGATATTGCTGAAGTATTTCATCATCTGTACTTGGTTTTGCCTTAACCCTACCCGCCCCTTTTAATTGGTGTCTTCATTAAGCTGTCTTCAATTATCCCCTTTAAATGGACCAACTATTTCCTGGTGGTAGGCCTTGTGGGATCAGTGAAATATCTTAAGTGTTCATCCTTACAAATTTTGAGCTTTAATTTGTGATCTCAATTGTATATGCCTTGTGAAAGTCACATGTTTCAAAAGGTAGTGGCTTTGGTACTCAGTGAGCTACCTTCGTATTTCTTGCTCGTCTGCAATCTTTGAAACCTTAAAGAATGGTATCTTCAGATTTTACAAGGACCTTAATGATTGTTAACCATCAGTGTTAACATCTCAATGGACTTACTATGGCACAAAGTCAGTTTTCTCTATTATTAACAACTGTTTACACATAAATGAAGGCAGAATGCttcagcgctcagctgctaactgaaaggtcagcagttcgaacctactgacctggcgatctgctctcacaaaaatttacagcctacgaaaccctatgggatagttctactctgtcctgtagggtgtctgtgagtaggaattgactcagtggcacacaacaacgccACATATAAATGAATGTGAAAGGTGATTAATTCAAAAACTGAATAGCAAACACAAACCTAAGTGTAAGGAGTGGGCAGCGTTGCTATCTTAGGTGAAGGCGTCCAGGAGAAGATGAGCTGAATAAAGGGTTGTAGTCTGGCTTCAGCTTCCCTGAGACTTCACAAAGCCCCTTCTGGAGAAATCCTTGGTCACGGCCATGTGTGAGTCCTGTTAAGCAAAAGGCTTAACGGACCTGGGCATCTGACGAGATGGTGGGTGGGTCAGGTACTAGAAAACTGGCAGGGATATGATTAGAGGGAGTAGGCTGCTGTGTGTTTTCTAAGTTCACCAGAGCCTACCTCTAGCTTTCAGGAGCCAATCGAAGCAGGACACTAGGATGAAATGAATGTTCTTGGCTATGTAGTAGTTAGTACCAGAATTTGAATGTAGATCTGACTCCAAACTTTAGGGAACTCCTTCCTTCATGCTACCTCTTAGATTGTGCCATCAACCCTTAGTATTCCACTGTTTTGGAGGGGAATAAAAGTGGTGCAGCAGAGGGGGGGAGATTGTCAAGAGAATGTGGATACGCAGGGTGGTTACTATCTTAAGCTCTGCCCAGTATGGCGCATTGTGAGTAATTGGGCCTGTTCTTCCCAGAGAAATGACCCAGATTTTCTATAAGTGATTACCAGATTAAGCATATCCTGCACCTCTAACCCAATATGTGTATCATGCTCGGTTAAGGCATTATTCATCTCTCAAGCTCTGCTCATTAGGACACTCGAGAGCCCTGTCAGCAACATCACCCTGTGCTTCAGCAGCAGTGCTCTGTGAACTGGTGCTGGATCACGGTTTCATTACCAGTAATCTGCAGCAATTAGAGCTGTGGGCCAGGTCGAGAACTGAAGATTGACAATTATTTTTGCTTCTCCGTTTCACCTCTGATCCATTTTTGTTCTAAAGTTCTGGCATGGAGTTCTGGGTAGTTATGAGAGTTAATCAGTAGGATTTTATGCCTGAATGCCCATTTTTCATCTTTCTGCAGCTTTAATGCTCCTTAGGATATCAGGGAGTTGGCATGTACTGTATGTGTCCCAGTGACCAGGCGtttctttggtcttctctttcagTGATCTCAGACGTGAAAGTCTTGGTTCGTTCCATGTGCATTTTGTGATCCCAAACCCAACCTTAA
The window above is part of the Loxodonta africana isolate mLoxAfr1 chromosome 10, mLoxAfr1.hap2, whole genome shotgun sequence genome. Proteins encoded here:
- the LCMT2 gene encoding tRNA wybutosine-synthesizing protein 4, whose protein sequence is MGPRSRERRAGAVQNTNDSSALSKSSLAARGYVHDAFAALLVPGAARRAPLIHRGYYVRARAMRHCVRAFLEQTSARPDAPPAQVLSLGAGSDSLYFRLKAAGRLTRAAVWEVDFPDVARRKAERIRDTPELCALTGPFREADAASALLFEGLDYRILGLDLRQLRRLDEALAAAGLEAAAPTLLLAEAVLTYLEPESAAALVAWAARRFPDALFVVYEQMKPRDAFGQFMQRHFRQLNSPLHGLDSFPDAEAQRRRFLQAGWTACSAMDMNEFYRRFLPAQERRRIETLEPFDEFEEWHLKCAHYFILAASKGDAMSQTLLFPPTEAFPWVHPASPSGAFPATVVMSDSQGPDLKRYGHASALLSPGIILSAGGFGEQEGQHCRVSKFHLLLRYCDFGWKSSQILSWEAGAKWDGRLYHTMTRLSDTEVLVLGGRLSPVTPALGILQLCFCKREDNGAEDLKVTVTKAGPEEDSTLSRWRHSATEVSYQNQKYLFVHGGRSVIEPVLSDWHFLHVGTMTWVRVPVEGDAPEARHSHSACSWQGGALLAGGLGPSEEPLSSVVFLKPVSCGFLWESIDIKPPVIPRYSHTAHVLNGKLLLVGGVWIHSSSVPGVTVIDLTTRLSSEYQIDTTRVPWPLMLHNHTSILLHEEQQLLILGGGGNCFSFGTYFNPCTLTLDLSSLSTEQ